The Dermochelys coriacea isolate rDerCor1 chromosome 13, rDerCor1.pri.v4, whole genome shotgun sequence genome includes the window CACAGACCGGGGAGCGGATTGCCTGGGACATTTTGCCCCGAAAGCCTTTGATACCCCGGAAGGGAAGGACACTaggacctggctggagggccgagTCACCCcgaggcagctgcagctcctggggagAAGGGCTGCGGAGTGAGTGGGGACGGTGGGAAGTGAGACCCCGGAAGAGGGTGCAGCACCTGGAAGGAACAATGCCCTcagtggccaggaggaggcgccctAGCGGCAGGTGGTGAGGTGGCTGTACAGCGTGGTCCCCATAAGCAATGCAGGGTGCCAGTCTGCGGTGGACTCGATGCACAATCCTGTGTCCTGCTGGAGGCTGGACGGGATGGACACTCCTCCGGGCCCTAGAGCCTACAGAGCCATGAATCTGGGACAGGGGACAGGCCCTGTCCTGGCCCCCAGAGGTGGTCGCACCCTCCTTCCCGCCCTGTCTCTCCCAAAGCCCTGGTGGGGTTGCCAGACTAGGGAGAGGAAACGCCCCAACGCTGGGCACAGAGCAGAGAGCTCCTTGGATCTGTCCtgggggagctgggcccatgATCAGAGGAGGCCCAGTGCCCCATGTGAGCCCAAACGAGCTAATCAACACCTGTGGATGGACAAGGACACCACGGAGGAGGGGGGGTGGGTCCTGGGGGTCGCCCTTGGGCCTCTGCATCAGAGGGGAGCAAAGCTGGTTCCGGAGGTTTGATTTGCTGGCGTTTGGCCAAAACACCTTGctagtgggatgggggaggggaaggtgcgcgccaggggctggggagaggcccTGCCTGGGACGGTGCCCCACTGTGGGGGACAGCAAAGGCAGCTGCCAGACAAAGCCAGGTCCCACATCCCCCATCAAAACTGGCCGATGGGATCCATGCTCAGCCCTACCTCctctgggatttaggcacatcTCTGCTCAAGCATGGCAGCCAGAATGCCATCCTGGAATTAGGCACCATGCCAGGAAAGCCAGAGGCGGAAGGGGGTAGATCCGTATGATTCCTCGCCCACCTGGGTGTGGGAGACCCGGGTCGATCCCCTTCCACCTGCCAGGGAGACGGGATTTGAACCTGGGCTCCCCCCTGCAGGAGAGTGCATTGACCGCACTGCGGGTGTCACCCCGGAGCTGCCGTGAGGAACAGGCAAGGGGAGCTGTTGAGTGACAAGCGAGTGAGTGACTCTGGAGTCTGATGCCTGCAGACCTCCCCACGGGGCAAAGAGCaggacccccagctcccccatctAGTGAGTTATTGATCTAGAGAACAgcagctctggctggagcctccCCTGGGTTAGCCTGGCCCTCTGGCTTAgggtgctgcagcctggtgagacCCATGCTCCCGGCCTATCTCCCCATCCGGCAGGGTGGGGAACTGAACCAGGGCGACTCCTCAAAGCCCTGGGGTAAAAGCCCTAAGGAGCAGCTGGAGCTAAGAGCACAGCCACTGGATTTGGCCTTGCGACAGCTGCTTGGAGCCTCCCGCCAGAGGTGCAGGGCCTGGGGTCATGGGCAAGGCTGTAGGGACCCTGACAGTGAACAGGCAGgtgcagcaggagctcgcagggttcaacagcagctgagcagggttgGGAAATGCTGTGGAAGCCCGAACGTTGGACAGCAGAGGCggcagtgggagttgggcacctctGTCTGAATCGTAAGATCCTGTGCTAGCCACGGGCAGAGTTAAGGGCATTTGGGGGCCATGCTCTGTGTTTCCTGACCGAATGGGCTTGTATTTCTTTTCAGTGTCATGGAGACGGTGAGTCTCTGGGATTTGCAACACATGCTGTGGGGATCCCGGCACCAGTCATGGAATATTTTTTACCCCACATGGACGGGCTCTGCCCCTCACCTTGAACTTCACCTTAATGGAGCTTTCTGCTTGGTCACCTACAAAGAGCCTGGATTCTGCCTGCTCCCACCCAGCTCCTGGGCTCAGAAGTGGGGGTTTGTCCCACCCCAAGGCCCCGGCTAGGTGCCAGCTCCCCTGGGTTTATAGCTGTTACACATCAGGATGAcaacccccatccctccaaactgtccaggggagctgggcacccggcTGCCGGCTGGGCCTGGAAAATCTCCCCCCATCTTTTTGCTCTAGAATTGTTCCTTCCAATTTCAATGCCTTGGGCTGGCAGCATTAGGGCCTGGCCCGACGGCTGCTGGGGTTCAGCGCAGGAGGCTTGGCTGCTGGAGCCCACATGGCCGTCGGTGTCAGCGCACAGGCgggagcagcctggggggggcgcgtgtgagcagggagggagagcgtTTGCTGCTTCCCTGTCCCATTACAACCCCGCTGTGGCCTTGCTCCAGGCAGGGCTGGAGTTTCCCGAGCTGCAGGGGCGCTGGATACCCGGTTCCCAGGTATCTGAATGGGAATCACGTGTCCCAGCGGCGGCCGAGCAGGGGCCGATTTTCCAGGCCTGATTCCAGGCTGATTTTCCTTCTCCTGCTGGAGCAGAGACCAGTTGGGGGTGTCAGGGATCCGCACAGACCCACAGCTAAAACCACCTGCTAAACCCTGCCCTGCACCCATGCCCTGCGCCTGCCACCTGCACCCCACATGCTCCCCGCTCTCCGGGGCTCCTCCCGGCCCTAGCCAGctgccctggtgtctgggtcCAGGTGCTCTGCCCCACCAGAAAGCCAGCGCTGGGAGCGCTAATCCACCTGCTCAGGGCAGGCCGTCCCTGACCCTGCTGGGAACCCAGTGCCCTGGGCAGCCATGGGGAGTGCAGAGCCCCGGGACCCCAGCCAAAgccaggcagacagacagacaaacccagGGAACTGCTTTATTCCAGCGAGGGgctggcagagacaggctccgCCCGCAGCACTAAGGGCCTGTCCGTCCGGTGTCAGTTACAGGGTCAATGTAAATGGTTTTTGTTAAACTTATGCAAACCAACTGGCTGCTCTTAATTTAGGATCCCTGGGGGGGCTCTGCGTGGCTGGAGGCCCAGGGTAGCTTGGGACAGCGATatgtggatgggggtggaggctcagctgggctggaggccCAGGGTAGCTGGGGGGAAGGGTACGGGGGccaggaggtggggcgggggctcAGAGACCGAAGACGGCAGGCCCAATGCTGCAGCCCAGCAGGGTGTTGGCGGCTTCCAGGCATTCGCTCAGCCGGGGCCCTGCAACGAGAAGAGGGTCAGGGAGAGACATCAGTCTGGGGGACAAAGAGCAGAGAGCTCACAGCCCGGGGGGGAATGGGACAGGGAGCCTGTCTATCCCGGGACTGGAGGCTTCTGGGGGTCTGGCTGGGGTGCCAGAGGCTGTTAGGAtgccgggggggcaggggaccCTGGGACCAATGGGGTGCAGGATCTCAGGGCTGTGGTTGGCTGGACTGTGGGGTCCCATGGAGTAGGGTTAGTGCTGTGGGCTTGGGACCTGGAGGATCTCgtgtgggggctgggctgtgggacTTGGAGGTCTTGGggtgggctgggctgtggggcaggggatctCTGGTCGAGGCCCTGGGCCCTGCTCCCGAACGCCCATTCCCCTCTCACCTGCGTGGCCCCGTACCCAGCCCACAGCCTtggcctccagcagctcccattcgTCACGCTGCCCCGCGGCCCGGCCATGCAGCCAGACCACGGCCAGCACTGTGGCCCAGATGCCGGGGGGCAcgtcctgtggggggggggggaggaaggagatacAACCTGAGACAGCACCCAGTCTGGGGACCCCCCGTCTCTCCAAGCTCTGCCCCCATCCTCGCGATCCCTAATGCTGCCCCATACCCCCACTCTAGGGACACCTCCCCCCGGACTGCCCCATCCTCTCGCCCCGGGGACCCCCCCTAcacttccccagtgctccccccatcccctgccctgggggcccCCCAATCCAGCacacccaccccttccccaggctcagagggttcccagccccccccgctctagcACCGTGGACCCCCTTCTCAGACACCCAGTGGCATTCCCGGGGGTAGGGAGACAGCCTCAGAAAGGACCCAGCCTCGCCCTCCCCATGTCCCCCttgcagccctgagctccctcgaTCCAATGCGCCAATCCCCTGCAAGGGGGTTTCTAACTCCCCTCTGTGGGCCTGTCTTCCCCACTGGGCTCCAGGTTCAGGGGTCATTGGATCCAGTCGCTCTTAGACCCCTCCCTCAGTCTGGGTCACGCCCAGTCTCATCTAGGAGCAGAGAACAGGCCCAACTCATGGCACCTGCCCCTccatctctcccctctcctccgcCCTCTCCACTCACCTGACTGGGCATCCTCCCCCTGGCATCAGTCTCGCTCACCCCCAGTGCAGCGGCCAGCTGGGGGTCAAGGTCCCATGATCCGTCGGCATTCTGCAGAGACACCAGCCTCAGCAGGGGAGACTCCTCTGGTGCCCACTCTAGGGAGAGACGTGAGGAGATGGCTCTTGCACAGGGTTATGGATACAGAACAGCAACGTGGCCTGTCCACGCTGAGGGACAGTCAACAAGCTTAACTGTGAGCCTCTGTGtatccttaactctgcccctccaTGGACATCCTTAACTTTGCTCCATCCTTTATCTGCTCCTCggcacccttaactctgccccctcctgcacccatggGATGACAATTAATTTGCAATCGGAGTTAGGAACCAAACTCCCTTGGGCCCCATGAACGTCTCCGCCCCAGTCATTAATCTCACAACCCTAGGGTGTTTCTCAAACACAATCTGACCCCGGAACCATCCCACACTATAGCCTGTGATACAGACCTACGTCCCCGGAGACACAGAAGCGTCTAAGGGTATAGGGGAGATGGGATGTTACAGAGTCTATACGATATTATAGCCATGCCTGGGCTAGGGTTATGGAACACAGTTAAGGTTACCTGGGCTACAGCAACTATGTATTTCTAGACTCTTCCAATTCAGGTTTTAAGGGTAGCCTTAACTTTAAAATTTCTGCCCTTCGCGGGCTTCTTCGTTTAGAAACCAGACCGTGCCAACCACGATCTGTGCCCCTGAACTCACCTGTACAAACATCCAAGCCTTGGCCCAGTTTCACAAGggttttttgtctgggaatttagCTGCGTCCATTTCAGAGAAAACTGCTCAGCGACATTTCTGTTACTAAAAAGCGACTGATTACCCCCTCTGCTGCCCAgttgaccccctcccccccacttagCTCGATACAAACTCACATCCCAAATTCCAGCTTCACGaagttttttgctttatttttaataagtttccttattttttttttcattttgttgcaaGATAATTTGCATCACGACACTTAAAAACCCAGCTgtggactccccctcccccagcgtcTGCTTTGCCCAGGAAGTTCCTTCACTTTCTATGTAGCCGTTAAACACTTGCCCAGCTCTGGGACCGTCAGTCTCGGACCCGAGGAAGCATCATCCTGGCGTTTGCTGCCCTCCCGgtgccctgactcccagcccctgcccccctcacctttCTGGGACGTGGTCTCCGGCAGGGTGTCATGTATGCAGAACCTCCTGCCCTTACTTCGGGGGCTCCCCCGGCTGAgctttgggatggggagggagccaggaggcacagtgctgggggaggagccagCCAGTGTACTGGCCCTGGGGAGCTCTGAGGGAGAGTGCCccggaggggatggggggggcgggcagCGGCTCTCACCTGGCACATCTGAGCTGTCCTCAAAGTTGCAGATCATGGCACAGTCCACGGACACATGGGAGGGCCCTTGGGCCCAGGCCATGGGCACAGAGGCAGAATAACACATCTTCTGCAGGAGGGTTGTGGCCCcaaagcctgggggggggggggagatggacgGACagagtgggacagacagacatgcAGACAGAGACAAGCTAAGAGAGGGAAGGGAAATCCCCCCACCCATGGCACCCAGAGCGAACGCAGCACTGGGACCCTTCCGCCATGCCCCCCCAGCTGGGACCCCCTACACCGAGCCCCATCCTCCTctacccccagctccctcagagtcaggatccccccagccccttccccacaggcTGGGACCCCCCTgaatccagcccctcccctgcagcttccccCCAGCTTCATCCAGCCCCAGAGGAGGTGGGTATGGGTCCTGCACCCCATGGATGAGGGCAGGATGCTGGTGGGGCGGCGAGAGGCCCCAGCTAGCCAATCTGGCTCATGACAGCGATGTGCCCGCCCCTCCGGTCCCTGCCTCTGTCTGGGTCTGACTGTCTGATTCTCGGTCTCTGCCCCTGTCTGTTTGGGTCTCTGCTTCTgggtccatctgtctgtccatccatcccacaGGCTCCACTCTCCCGGCTAGGATGGGTCAGGTCCCGCGGGCTGTCCCCGTCCCACCCAGCCAGCACCCGCCgctccccccctgccctggggacagGGGCACTGGGGTCGCCCTGGGCGGCAGTACAGCCCcacaggagctggggcagggacaagAGCAAAGGGACATTAGCCCATAACTATGATGCCCCCCTCCCGATGCTTCAGGGTCCCTCCTCTCACACGGGGATCCCCCTGTTCTGGGATCCTTCCCAtaattccctcccccttccctcgcCCCGGTGCCAGGTTCCCCCAACAGTGCCAGGTTGATTCCTCCTCCCACCTGAGCCCACCCCCCCCGCATGCTGAtccctccccagtgctgggaTCCCTGACCCGTCCGGGGTTACCTGACAGCGGGATGTCCCGTCTCACCAGCGGCCCCTGCACCGGCTGCCCCCGCTCTGTGTCCACCCCCACGTAGGCCGTGAGGGAGCAGACGACTCCCGAGCTCAGGCTGGTCTCCAGCGCCCGGCGCCGGTCCCCCTCTGACCTGGCCCCCACGGCCCCCTCCAGTTCCAGCAGCAGCCATTTGGCTGCCAGCCGATGAACGGGCAGCCTGTACTGGGGACAGAGAGTCATGGGGTGagccccggacgcctgggttcctgCCACTGTGGGGAAGGGAGTAGGGGCTAGTGGGATAGTGTATtgtgggggggagccaggactcctgggttctatctctggctataggagaggagtggggtctagtgatcacagcagggagactgggagccaggacttctgctTCCttctgtgacctggggcaggcCCCATCCCATCTCTATTCCGTTAgtggtggggatgtggggggcaggaCCCGGCCGGCTTGGTGAGGATGTGGACCATGGGAGTGTTGCTGTCACCTGTCTCCATCTTGTGGCTGCAGGGGGAACTGCAGCATCTCCTTGTAGGTCTGGTCCTGGATGCAGTACTGCACGGTGACGCCCCCCACGGCAGTGTCTGGGGGCTGCGGGCAGAGAAAGGGGTCAGAGGTGGAGTGCGAGGGGGGAGAAGATGCCTGGGGATCCTCCCAGACCCAGGTTacagaacaaagggggaaaatataCTTGATTCACAGCAGTTGGGGGTTGCCTAGTCAGCCAACAGCCATCAGTAGGGTCAGGAGTTAGTGACCCCTTTTGAGATCAGTGGGGCTGGGGTAGCACAGAAACCTCCAGCCCAGTGGTCACTGGTAGGGGATACAGTTATCGATCCCCACGGAGGTCGTGTCTACGCTACATACTACAGTATGCAGTATACCtacgtcactcagaggtgtgaaaaatccacactcttcAGCTTCAGctccctgagcgacgtagttacaCTAACCGTAGCCCCCCGTGTAGACAGCgccatgtcagtgggagagcttctcccgttggcttagagcatcttcaccagacatgctacagtGTAGCAGCTGAGCCATTGTAAATTTGTAGAGTAGATCTGCTCTGAGATCAATGCAGCCAGGCTAGTGCAGAGACCTGCAGCCCAATGGCCATTGTTAGAGGCCAGAGTTAACAATCCCCACTGAGATTGATGGGGCTGGGATAGGACAGAGACACCCCCCAGCCCAACTGCCATCATTAGGGATCAGAGTTAACaaccctcactgaaatcaatggggctggGATGGCACAGAGACCCCCAGAAAAATGACCATCATTAGGGCTCAGAGCCAACAattcccactgagatcaatgagGTTGGAGTAGCAAAGAGACCTGAAGCCCAATGACCATCATTAGGGACCAGAGTTAACAATCTCCACTGAGATCGACGGGGCTGGAGTAGCACACAGACCCCCAGCCCAATGGCCATcgagaacataagagcagccatacggggtcagaccaaaggtccatctagctcagtatcctccAACAGTTTAAACCtgctgtttattaatttcatttggtgacccctagttcatgtgttatgagaaggagcaacacgtccttatttactttctccgcacctgtcatgattttatagacctcccatcatatccccccttattcgtctcttttccaagctgaaaactcccagtcttaatctctcctcatacagaagccgctccaaatccttaatcatttttgttgcccttttctgaaacttttccaattccaatgtatcttttttgagttggggcGACTAgctctgcacgcagtattcaagaagtgggcataccagggatttatatagaggcaatgtgatattttctgtcttattatctagccctttcctaatgattcccaaaattctgtttgcttttttgacagcagctgcacattgagtggatgttttcagagaactatccataatgactccaagatctctttctcgagtggtaacagctaatttagaccccatcattttagatgtacagtggggattatgttttccaacgtgcattactttgcatttatcaacattgaatttcatccgccATTTTTTTGCTCAATCAGGTTTGTatcatttttggtggtgcccagaacgggtccaagcaGAGCTGTCCAGTCCACAGGATGGACTGGGACAACTTCCCCGGTCCTGAGCTTTGTGGGTCCCCGCGCTTCAGGGGGATGTggggtccagggtggcctgggggattagcagggggcctggcGCTGGCAGCAGCAAGCGACCTGGCCCCGGACCACTCTGCTGCACTCTGTCCAGCCGGCTCCCGGCgtcgctcgggggagggggcgaaaGCCggaaggaggcagggcaggggtgggtgctttgggaaaggggtggcatgggggtggggctgggtcacttgctgctgccggtgccaggccccctgctaaccccacaggctgccctggaccccgcATCCCCCTGAAGCGTGGGCCGCACAAAGCACAGGGCCCGGGGCATTTGCCCTGGTCCGTCCTATGGACGGGATGGCTCTGATTAAATATAAGCTCAAACAATGGTGGAGCCGTGCCCATGTTCCTGAATATGGGTGGAGCACGGGCACtacaggcccatataactcgccgcctatgttgtgagatccttttgtagctcttcgcagtctgcctccgacttgactatcttgagtagtttcgtatcatctgcaaattttgtcatctcactgtttaccccttctcccagatcattcatgaatatgtCAGATAGGACTGGCCCcggaacagacccctgggggacaccactatttacctctctccattctgaaaactcaccatttattcctactgtttatttcttatcttttaaccagttaccaatccatgagaggaccttccctcttatcccgtggtagcttactttgcttaagagtctttggtgagggaccttgtcaaaggctttctgaaaggccAAGtgcactatattcactggatcccccttgtccacatgcttgttgaccccctcaaagaatttgagtagattggtgaggcatgatttccctttacaaaaaccatgttgactcttcccccaacaaattctgttcatctatgtgtctgacaattttgttctttactctaatttcaaccagtttgcccgatactgaagtcaggcttatcggcctgtaattgccgggatcacctctggagcccttttttaaaaattgatgtcacattagctattctccagtcatgtttagtttatcagtctgttccaaaacctcctctaatgacacctcagtctgggacagttcctcagatttgtcatctaaaaagaatggctcaggtttgggaatttcccctCACATCCTCcaccgtgaagaccgatgcaaagaattcatttagtttttccgcAATgaccttattgtccttgagtgctcctttagcacttcgATCGTCTGGTTGCCACGCTGGCtgtttaacaggcttcctgcttttgatgttcttaaaaaatttttttgctattacttttggagtctttggctagctgttcttcaaattcttttctggccttcttaattatatttttacacttaatttgccagagtttatgcttgtttctattttcctcactaggatttaacttccactttttaaaggatgcctcttTACCTCTCACTCCTTCTTTCAGAGTTACCACCCAAGAGGGGGTGGGAGGTTCCTGGCTCAGTCACTGATCCTGACTCCTGGGGGCATcccgggaggggcgggggggggggggaaggctcgCTCTCTCACCTGGGGCTTCCCGCGGAGCTGGGCGTAGATGAGGCACCGCTGCCCACGGAAGATCACCTCAGGGCCCCGGCCCAGCAGCTCCGCCTCCATCCCGGGGGGCAGATCCCAGCTCAGCGAGATCCCGGTCCCGGCCGGCTGCAGGGCCCGCTTCAGAGACTGCAGTGCCTGGGGGAGAGACCGATACacccagggtggggctgggacacCTGGGTCCTATCCCCGGCCTGGAGGTGGGCGTGGGgactggtgggttagagcaggagggggagtGCGGAGCCCGGACGCTTGGGTTCTCACCTTGGGCTGCATACGGTCCTGGCCCGTGATGAACTCggcgctgccccctgctgcccggGCGATGCCTTTGACCAGAGCCGTGGAGGCCCCTTCCCCAATGCCGAAGGAGAAGCACCTGCAGGGGGGCAATGTCcggaggagggggggaagaaaggtgTGTTAGAGACAGGAGGGggagcggcagagctgggggggcccaTTCAGTGCTGAGGGGAAGTTGGAGAGAGGCCagtagggctgggggcagggtgagaTGAACGGATGGGCAGATGCTGGGGTTGGGGGTTTTTCATCTGgtagggctggggggcagggttggggagatgatggggcagaggttctccATGCTGGCAGGGCCGGAGGGAGAGagactgaggttgatgggggGGTCTCAAGGTCAGCAGGCAGCTTTGAGGAGATAATGGAGGGCAgggttgggggtgctgggggttCCCAGGCATGGGGGAGAGAGTTTGGGGTTGCTTAGGGTGTCtaggctggcagggctgggggggcagggttgaGAGGTAAGGGTAAGGGTTAGATTAGGGTTTGGGGCATCTGCCCTGGCTTCCGACAGTCTGATCTGAGGTTGGCACCCTTAGCTGGGAGCCACTCCGCACACGGTGACAAGGTTGGGGGGAATctagggggcagggtggggaggtgctgggaggaagggctggggggcagggcttagggggtgctggggggcacaGTGGGAGGGATGCTGGAGGACAGGTGCCCCCATTACCTGTGCGCCCCCCGGTGATGCTGCACCTCGGTGATAACCTCCTGGGTGTTCACCACCTCCCCGTCCGTGAACACGAACAGCTGGCAGGAGAGAAACGCTGTCAGAGCCAGGGACCCAAAATCCCCCtggagacaccccctccccctgggaaTAGTGGCAGTCCCCAGAGAGCCTGCCCCACTGACCTCCCTCCCAGAGACCCCCAGCCCCATGAGATCCCCCAgacactcctcccctccctcccagaggccTCCACGGGGGGGGGGCTGACAGACGGGGACCCCTGACTCTAACTGTGACCCCAACTGTCACCTCTTCCCTGGCCCCTGGAGACACTAACCCACCCGACTGCTGTGGGCACCTTTCTgggagctccctcctgccccccaccacgtGCCCTCTCTGCCCCCCGGCTGCAGGGCAAcccccagagctgggcacagcATCCagtgctgccccccagctctagACAGAGGTACCACCTCCGGCTCC containing:
- the LOC122456395 gene encoding von Willebrand factor A domain-containing protein 5A-like, with translation MALSTRGATPPDTAVGGVTVQYCIQDQTYKEMLQFPLQPQDGDRLPVHRLAAKWLLLELEGAVGARSEGDRRRALETSLSSGVVCSLTAYVGVDTERGQPVQGPLVRRDIPLSGFGATTLLQKMCYSASVPMAWAQGPSHVSVDCAMICNFEDSSDVPEWAPEESPLLRLVSLQNADGSWDLDPQLAAALGVSETDARGRMPSQDVPPGIWATVLAVVWLHGRAAGQRDEWELLEAKAVGWVRGHAGPRLSECLEAANTLLGCSIGPAVFGL